From a single Haladaptatus sp. R4 genomic region:
- a CDS encoding DMT family transporter → MRNSRFVAALFAYVALAWGGSYVAISVGLHNLPPVFFAASRLDIASVILLPAVVYRYDDWRPKLTGDWLTIGAAGLFVAAGANAFLFLGQQSTPGPVAAVIFALNPILASLFAWLLLPSERLSVVSVFGIVLGIVGVAVVAEPSPDMLLSAAGLGPWIVLCGAASLGSGTVLTRRFETTLPTLVTTSWGLLFGGLFLHLVSVGLGEHVSTGWSSTLLLSVLYLGLIATAGAYSAYFELIDRIGAVRTALVSYVVPVVTAIASWVIVGETITVHTVVGFVVIAVGFALTERRTLIAGLRRSRWIGTDA, encoded by the coding sequence GTGAGAAACTCCCGTTTCGTCGCCGCGCTGTTCGCCTACGTCGCGTTGGCGTGGGGCGGTTCCTACGTCGCCATCTCCGTCGGCTTGCACAACCTCCCGCCGGTGTTCTTCGCCGCGAGTCGCCTCGACATCGCGTCGGTCATCCTCCTTCCGGCCGTCGTCTACCGATACGACGACTGGCGGCCGAAACTGACGGGTGACTGGCTGACCATCGGTGCCGCCGGGTTGTTCGTCGCCGCCGGAGCGAACGCCTTCCTCTTCCTCGGCCAGCAATCGACCCCCGGTCCCGTCGCCGCCGTGATATTCGCGCTCAACCCGATACTGGCGTCGCTGTTCGCGTGGCTGCTGTTGCCGAGCGAGCGGTTGTCCGTCGTCTCGGTGTTCGGCATCGTCCTCGGTATCGTCGGCGTTGCGGTCGTCGCGGAACCGAGCCCCGACATGCTCCTCTCGGCGGCGGGACTCGGTCCGTGGATCGTCCTCTGCGGTGCGGCCAGTCTCGGTTCCGGAACCGTCCTCACGCGTCGATTCGAGACGACGCTTCCGACGCTCGTGACCACCAGTTGGGGCCTCCTGTTCGGCGGTCTCTTCCTCCACCTCGTGAGCGTGGGTCTCGGCGAGCACGTCTCGACGGGGTGGAGTTCGACGCTCCTGCTCTCGGTCCTCTATCTGGGGCTGATCGCCACCGCCGGGGCGTATTCGGCGTACTTCGAACTCATCGATCGCATCGGTGCGGTTCGAACCGCGCTCGTCTCCTACGTGGTTCCCGTCGTCACCGCCATCGCGAGTTGGGTGATCGTCGGCGAGACCATCACCGTCCACACCGTCGTCGGGTTCGTCGTCATCGCGGTCGGGTTCGCGTTGACGGAACGGCGGACGCTCATCGCCGGGCTTCGTCGAAGTCGTTGGATCGGAACGGACGCATGA
- a CDS encoding bifunctional oligoribonuclease/PAP phosphatase NrnA, whose product MGEIAVGEPEELATTLEETESLAIVCHHQPDPDCLASAYALEWIATQNGVHDTDIFYQGHITHQEIRSFISIFDIELNEIDDTAFEEYDLVAFVDHSISGTKVEMPSTVSADVVIDNVESIAETEASFVDARPEYGSTAAILAEYVTKLNGKPPRLVASALLFAIHRERLDDIRYPTELDYRAALDLFPHADIDLIEEVYGSSLTPETLDAVGRAIHHRTLRGSVLVSSIGQTPDSGALPQAADYLLRLEGVRTVLVIGIVNGDLWLSGRSFDPRIDIGAVLNGAFADFGTAGGHQDRAGGQVSLGIFADSDMDSPAINERLFDIVSERFFKALALEED is encoded by the coding sequence ATGGGAGAGATAGCTGTCGGCGAACCCGAAGAACTGGCAACCACCTTAGAGGAGACGGAGTCGCTCGCGATCGTCTGTCATCACCAGCCGGACCCGGACTGTCTGGCGAGTGCCTACGCGCTCGAATGGATCGCAACACAAAACGGCGTGCACGACACGGACATCTTCTATCAGGGGCACATCACGCACCAGGAGATCCGGTCGTTCATCAGCATCTTCGACATCGAACTGAACGAGATCGACGACACCGCCTTCGAGGAGTACGACCTCGTCGCGTTCGTTGACCACTCGATTTCGGGGACGAAGGTGGAAATGCCGTCGACCGTCTCCGCCGACGTCGTCATCGACAACGTGGAATCGATCGCCGAGACGGAGGCGTCGTTCGTGGACGCGCGCCCCGAGTACGGCTCGACGGCGGCGATACTCGCGGAGTACGTGACCAAGTTGAACGGGAAGCCACCTCGCTTGGTCGCCTCGGCGCTATTGTTCGCCATCCACCGCGAACGACTGGACGACATCCGCTACCCGACCGAACTCGACTACCGGGCGGCGCTCGACCTCTTCCCGCACGCCGACATCGACCTCATCGAGGAGGTGTACGGGTCGTCGCTCACGCCCGAGACGCTGGACGCGGTGGGGCGGGCGATTCACCACCGCACTCTGCGCGGGTCCGTCCTCGTCTCCAGCATCGGGCAAACCCCCGACAGCGGCGCGCTTCCGCAGGCCGCGGACTACCTCCTTCGACTCGAAGGCGTCCGAACCGTGCTCGTCATCGGCATAGTCAACGGCGACCTCTGGCTCAGCGGTCGGTCGTTCGACCCCCGCATCGACATCGGCGCGGTCCTCAACGGAGCCTTCGCCGACTTCGGTACCGCCGGGGGGCATCAGGACCGCGCCGGGGGACAGGTCTCGCTCGGCATCTTCGCCGACAGCGACATGGACTCGCCCGCCATCAACGAACGACTGTTCGACATCGTGTCAGAACGGTTCTTCAAAGCGTTGGCACTGGAAGAGGACTAG
- a CDS encoding ester cyclase: MEHVDENKEVVNRLINEFVNEGDEAVADELLAQDYVRYDPDAPSGAQGPEEFKEMIQMFGEAFPDAEVTIEEMIGEGDLVVFRGTETGTHEGDFMGHEPTGQTFEISGLAMHRVEDGEITQTWANWDMLGMMQQLGVVPMPDDLIEMTE, encoded by the coding sequence ATGGAACACGTAGACGAAAACAAGGAAGTAGTCAATCGACTCATCAACGAATTCGTGAACGAGGGGGACGAAGCGGTCGCAGACGAACTGCTCGCGCAGGATTACGTCCGATACGACCCCGACGCACCGTCGGGTGCGCAGGGTCCCGAGGAGTTCAAGGAGATGATTCAAATGTTCGGGGAGGCGTTTCCGGACGCCGAAGTGACCATCGAGGAGATGATCGGCGAAGGCGATTTGGTCGTCTTCCGCGGCACCGAGACCGGCACCCACGAGGGCGATTTCATGGGTCACGAACCGACGGGCCAGACGTTCGAGATCAGTGGTCTCGCCATGCATCGCGTCGAGGACGGGGAAATCACCCAGACGTGGGCCAACTGGGACATGCTCGGCATGATGCAGCAACTCGGCGTCGTTCCGATGCCGGACGACCTGATAGAGATGACCGAATAG
- a CDS encoding universal stress protein, with protein MIFDPTAEHDPLETADGLVTDGGTAEESIEIEFVMEEDEDVHDGDRILVPILDTQTDDEQEYDIKRLLGAASSLARSRDGVVHLVNILLFPAQTPLDTVARDSTIEEERKKARDDVIRLLDWAEDNGFRDSMQGSVCLAHKEARTLQQLVDEGEYDAVFLGTRKRTSQRQRLLRGDTIERFLESATCDVYVERFGLEPYVEELGSSAEQAHRLLLAVADSVHSDLAVDLAHALATAAGARIDIVHCVSTDATEEEMEAARRLIEDVETRLGDVPEASSSIVKTEHAPEEIIHRSNNYDVTILGATRETLLQQFISGSLPERVRLGAKSTVVMAKRGED; from the coding sequence ATGATTTTCGACCCAACGGCGGAGCACGACCCACTCGAAACGGCGGACGGTCTCGTCACGGATGGCGGAACGGCGGAGGAGAGCATCGAAATCGAGTTCGTCATGGAGGAGGACGAGGACGTTCACGATGGGGACCGAATCCTCGTGCCGATTCTGGACACCCAGACGGACGACGAACAGGAGTACGACATCAAGCGACTACTCGGGGCCGCGTCGTCGCTGGCGCGTTCCCGGGACGGCGTGGTGCATCTGGTCAATATCCTGCTCTTCCCTGCACAGACACCGCTCGACACCGTCGCGCGGGACTCCACGATCGAGGAGGAACGGAAGAAAGCACGTGATGACGTAATACGGCTTTTGGATTGGGCCGAGGATAACGGGTTTCGAGATTCGATGCAGGGGAGCGTCTGTCTCGCGCACAAGGAGGCGAGGACCCTACAGCAACTGGTCGATGAGGGGGAGTACGACGCGGTGTTCCTCGGGACGCGGAAGCGGACCTCACAGCGACAGCGGTTGCTTCGCGGCGACACGATCGAGCGGTTCCTCGAATCCGCGACCTGTGACGTGTACGTCGAACGGTTCGGACTGGAACCGTACGTCGAGGAGTTGGGGTCCTCGGCCGAACAGGCACACCGGCTCCTGCTGGCCGTCGCCGATAGCGTCCACTCCGATTTGGCGGTCGACCTCGCACATGCACTGGCGACGGCCGCGGGCGCTCGAATCGATATCGTTCACTGCGTGTCGACGGACGCCACCGAGGAGGAGATGGAGGCGGCGAGACGACTCATCGAGGACGTCGAAACCCGACTCGGCGACGTTCCCGAGGCGAGTTCGAGTATCGTCAAGACGGAACACGCACCGGAAGAGATCATCCATCGCTCGAACAACTACGACGTGACCATCCTCGGCGCGACGCGCGAAACGCTCCTCCAACAGTTCATTTCCGGGTCGCTCCCCGAACGCGTGCGTCTCGGTGCGAAAAGTACGGTGGTAATGGCGAAACGCGGCGAAGACTGA